The Sparus aurata chromosome 10, fSpaAur1.1, whole genome shotgun sequence genome includes the window ACCTGAAATTAAAAGTTGAGTTCACAATTAACACCTTAAAAGTGCTTTGCTGGATCAAATGTTACTCTAATGAGTCACCTTCACCAACAGAACCTGTGTGAACCGGGTCTATCAGCACCACAACCTGACAGTGAGCTGCAggcaaacacaaagacaagctagctaacagtctgtgtctgcagaggaGCAATGATGTCCACAACTTCACTTTATGCCCCCTGGTTTACGGTCAATACGGGTGAGTGATCTGTTAATAAACCACTAATTCAGTGAACTTTTATAATTAACAAGCTTAACGTGCTAATCGCTATTAGCGTGCTAGTATGCTAACGCGTTATTAGCGCGTTAGCATACTAGCAACACATCACCCTCAGTGTGGTTAGTTAGCAGTCCACATTTCTGTGTCTTTGGTGTTGTTAGCCAAGCCTGAAGATAAATCCATGTCAGTCAGGGCCGTAGCCAGCTATGAGGTCACCGAGGTTCCGGACCTCGGTAAAAATTTCTGAGAGAATAAAATAGAAGAAGCCCCAAACAGGATCATGTTAAACATTAACACACcggacagcttttattttgaaaccgcACGCAGGAAGTTATCCGATGTACCGGTGGAAATCGCGGGACATTATCAGATGACAGGAGGAAGATAACGATACTGCGAGGTCtgcaggtctatttttagaacGGCAATTGAATGAATCTGAGCAAAGATGCAACGTAGTGGTAAGAGGCTGCATCAACCCAAGTTATCATttgcatggattaaagttctccggcgctacgacggatttccgtcattcaaacttcacagaggcgacttatgagatcaGTGTAGGTCAGAGGAGAACATGTGgctgatttttattgacagattgtcacactctacagccaatggtatcgttacCAGCGTGTGCTGCctcactttaaacaatattattaataacaataataattaatgataatgatgatgagaagaagaagtagaaaaatagtgTGCTGagaagttctgtagatggttgattatttgaaagagtaaaacttgagagaaaatGGCAGGGTTTGATTttatagattgaaaattacacggaaaagacaaaaaacattttaagtgagaATATAACAGCTGCTCAGATCGTGGACCTCTGTATTTCAAAAATCCTGGCTACGGCTCTGATGTCAGTATGATAAAGTTTATGAGCTTTAATTTGATTAAAGTGGCTGAGAAGACAGTTGCGTTAGCTAGTGCTACTAGCAGGTGAGTCGGCAATTTGTTTTTCAGCCATTAGCTTCCAAGCCAGAGGCCGGGATCCTGTAATTTTGGTTGAagctcattttttttattttcttgcagTCTATGTAGTGTGTATAATGTAAGCTAATGAAAGGTTTTTATCCAGACTGCGTAAAAAGgtcaatgaaaaatgaaaacacatgttTTACTTTGATTGTTTTCTTGAATGTCATATTACTTTGAAACATAAGAACATCTTCATAAACCAAGAGACACGAGTGAATAACAGTaattcaaagtaaaggacgctGCCTGACTTTTTTCTATAAAAGTTAACTAAGAGCCCTTAAAAACTACTTTAAAGCAAGTTACTCTAATGATTCCAACAGAACGAGTCTGAACTGATCTTTTTTTGCCAATCCAAGGGGTTTAGGTTAAAATATTTGTGGTTTAATTTAACTCTTCTCAAGAATGCAAGGTTACAGTtatatttattgtcattttataGTTATGGTTATATTCAGTGTTGGGgaagttactttaaaaaagtaattaattactgattactagttacttctgaAAATTGTAATGAGATTACTTTACTAGTTACTGCATTTGAAAAGTAACTTCACTGCTTATTACTTTACTTTTCCATTTCTTAATTTGTATTAGctagtatttttttaaacctgggtgATTCAATAGTCGACAGGGGAAGCATGTCTTCTACAATGAACCCTGCAACCAGCCTGTTAATGTCTTTCTGTGTTACCTGCTTCTGTGCTCCAACACTTGAAAAAAGCTTTGCCTGTTTAGGCGGGGTCGGCTGCTCATCGACTCCTTCAGATGACTGGCGAGCAGGATCTTTCGCCACAAGTTTTGTATTGCCATGCTGGGCTGACAAATGCTTGGACAGGTTGCTCATTGACTTGGCAGCAGTTGAAAGAAATTTGTCGCCTGCGCATAGAGTGCATTTCACTCCAATATTTTTGTCCTTTCCAGCTTTAAACTGAAAGTAATGGGAATATTGCTACTGGCCGAAATCCCCAGTCTCCGTCTCCGTCTCCATTTCCCTCTCTCCTGTTTGTACCAGCAGCAACGTCACTGGACTCAAAACTATCTCTATGGCAACGCACACAGGCAGCACGCGCACATGCCTGCACCACTTAAACAGATCACAACTCtacacacaggcaaacacagcTTGGGTAACGCAGGAAAGCGCGTTCCTATAGTCTAGTAAAGTAGTGTAGTTACCGATATTTTTagtgtaatgcattactttacTACGTTACCCAAAAAAGTAATATTGTTACAGTAATTCGTTACTTTGTAACTAGTTACCCCCAACACTGGatatatttattgtcattttataGTTATGGTtatatttattgtcatttttaaaacacaaggaATCTATGTTTATCTCTCTGCTACATTTGTTTTAGAAAATGGGGTGTTGCTGAtcaattgaggagtctcacagcctggggaACGAAGCTGGTCTGTAGCCTTCAGTTTTTGTCTTTCCCACTGGTCTAAAATCCCAGTAAACTCGGCTAAGATtgggcttttgtgtgcaataaGAATGTGTAAACTTGGCATTTATACCCGAGGTTGACCTGCATTTAAAAAACTTGTCTAGAAACGCTAATTTTGTTGTAAAAGTGGTATTAGTATCGTCACTTCAtagatgtcactgatgctccgTAGAAGAGTACCAGTGATGTTCGTTACCGCCTTCGTTTCAAGTGCTGTGCAAGAACCATGCCAGTaagtgatgtttccagtcaggatgatTTATATAAAGTGGTGTAGTAATGAGACATAAAACGTGGATATCAGTttattgaatgtgttttcagtaaAATGCCTGAAACAAGGTGTGTGTTTACTGAAGATATTTACTACTTTTGTTCTCCAGattaaaatacataattaaatgtcccatgaattaattaaaaagtacaaatgcATCTTAAATGCATctggttgctaacaagtgtctaaatgagaatacagaggttgtcggggacataaAACGTCATCACGATGAATACAGAGACTCAGCTACTGACCAGTCCTTCTTTACAGGGCTTGTTTAGTGACAAATTATTCtaacaacttgtacattgatcagtttatagaaaacataATTGTGTAGTAAGCTTTTTACTTCTCTCAATTTGATTTACgcttcaaaaatcacaaaagtggtgttAATGTATGAAGATTATGTAgctgaacaaaacatgcaaGTATCATAAACCTGCGTTTGCCACACCGTTTATTTTTGGTGATAATCCAAAAAAGCCAGGGctatgctaacttcagggttagtTTACAAAAATAATTCATCCCTACAACACTCTTATTGCCCCTCCGTAATCGATGACCAGAATCTGGTTTTGGAAATTGCCTTAAGCCTTTTCCAGGGTTTTAAAACCAGGTGTCGATGTGTTATGACTAAGGTAGGTTCTCAGTGATGGTAAGGGACAAAAtacttttgaaaacaaaaaagaacactTTCTTGGCCATTTAAGGACTGCCTGGTACTCTTTTTCGTTTCTTTATAAGTTAATAAGGAGCACTTAAAAAAAGGTTCAGAAGCACTTGACTAATCAGAAGTTATGATAATGACTCACCCTCCATCGACCAAACAAGTCTGAACTGATTTTAATAGCAGCACAGCTTCTTTTTAGGGGAGGGTAGTGCCCTCTTTCAAGAATTATACCCTGTTTAAGACACGTAAGTACCTGATTCTTTACTGATTTTTAATGCAAGTTTTAGCTAGTGACATTAGCAGATAAAGCAGCGATTAGTTTTGAATCCATTAGCTCCCAAGCCAGGACCCAGGTAACTTTGATTAATATAGAGTGATCCCCCCGGTGGATGATTTAATGCAATGTACAGAAGgttgagcgtgtgtgtgtgtatttaataCAGCACCAATTCGATACAATTTATAGGCAGCAAGCTAGGGTGCTAATTGCATTTTGCGCATTATCATGCTAATGAAGTAATCATGATTAGGGCGTCTGTATGCTAGCGACAGTGTGGTAGCAGTCCTCATTTTTATGTGTCGTAGCATATTTAGTGTTGTTAGCCAAGACCTAAAGCTAAAGCTATCCCAGTATGATAAAGTGTGTTAGGTTTTAGTTGATTAAAGGGATTGCAGAGTCATTTGTGTTCACAACTTTTATTGTGTTCACAACATTATTGTTAAGTTTGTTTGGTCAACTAATGAAacgttttttttcaaaacttaaTTTATAGTTAGCCTTTAAAatacagtgaaatgttttttgtgtaaGTCTGTTTGTTGTAATAGAATGCAAccttatataaatatatattatatgtgaCTGTAGATAAGGCATTACTTTggacaagaaaaacaactttggtAAGCCAAGGGATGCTGAATATAATCATTTCAAACAAATTACTTCTAAATGAAGCGACAAAAAATCTTTGGTAATGAGTGCGGATTCTCAAAGAACATTTCTGTTGGCCATTTTAGAGAAACTGCCTGTTCCTAAACGATTTTTTCTATAAAAGCTGACAAGGAGCTCTTAAAAAATCTTCTTAAAGGCATTATACCAAATCAAAAGTTGGTATAATGACCAGCTCTGGACCGACAGAACAAGTCTGAGCGGGTTTTGTTAACAACACATCTTGCTGTGGTCAATTGTGAATTATACTCTATTGAAGACACATAACTAGCGGATTCTTTGCCTTCATTTAAGTTGTTGACTTGGGGTATAGCTTGTGGGCAGTTTTTGGTCACTAGTATGGCTGCAACTAGAGTTCGACCGATTAATCGTTTTGGCCGATTAATCCGCGGCGATAGGACGTTTAACAAACTATCAAAATCGGCGGAACTTGGCTCCGATAGTGGCCGATGGCTGCAGCTTTTTTCCACAGCACCATAAACTGCTTCTTTCctgccctgctctctgtctctctgatcaCTGGGGGGCGGGGctgctcttcacacacacacacacacacacacacacacacacagagcatgggagagagagagacggggcgtgtgcagcggcagcagggagaggagagaaatgacCCAGGTGGAGAGGGTGACCCGCGTTATTGTAAGTGCATTAAAACCTTCACAAGttgaaagtcaacaaacatAACGTCCTTTGTTCAACATGCATAAACGTGCATCACAATTTAGCATAAACAGCGACATTTCCACCGGCACGTTTTGCACGACCACaatgcttgttaagctaacagCTTGTTAAGAACACGCTAAAATcaaagctgtctgtgtgtagtctgGTCattagtgttgtgtcggtcgtGAACGTGTCGTTCAAAAGAACGAATCTTTtcagtgaacgaagtgaacgaaATCACTTCcagaactgattcgttcctttctcagttcagttgagctcagcagcGAGCATGCCGGCGcggagtggaactgccgcgactcacacacagaactgtgaggacgttaTTCACGTTTGCgctgattcgttcatgatttgtgaacctactgcatacagagaactgtcgctgatgAGGTGaatctcgttcacgtactgaaagtggcgctgtgtcacgaCCTATTGAGGACCTATTTTCAGCAGGTAACGTAattcacgtcctcagcaggtcgtttgCGAACGACGTACTGGCGTCCctccctcgttcgcgaacgacctgctgaggaggtGATTCAGTCACTGAATCAGCGTGAACATGAATCacctcctcagcaggtcgttcgcgaacgagggagGGACGCCAGTATGTGaatctcgttcacgtactgtgctgaaagtggcgctgtgtcagtcACTCAGGGTACAGGAgctgattcacgttcagtaaccgtactgctaaaattagcgctgtgttgctaacatccgtgtagcaccatgttaagtgattttactgcacagtaaaagtcactaacgttcgcgaacgtgattctcagcaggtaacGTAATTCACGTtctcagcaggtcgttcgcgaacgaatCAGCGTGAACATGAATCacctcctcagcaggtcgttcacGAACGAGGGAGGGACGCCAGTACATGAATcacgttcacgtactgtgctgaaagtggcgctgtgtcactcacttacttactcagggcagaggagttgattcacgttcagtaaccgtactgctaaaattagcgctgtgttgctaacatccgtgtagcaccatgttaagtgattttactgtgcacagaggacactttcactgtgtaataattttagtgcatgtataccactcaaagcagcgctgcgtctccagcaaatgattgtgtactatagtctgtgaacgcaccgtccctcagtaagtgaacatgaacctcagggctgattaatgaactgaatgaccgATCGTTTGGCTGCTCATCAGTTCAGGGAggtggagagcactgaacgattcggtgaacgaatcttttgaacgaatcattttaatgaacggattctagagattcagtacagtaaaaagaactgccgttcccatcactactgTTCATCTTAGTTTGCCATGAATCATAAAATTCTGCAATTTCTTGTAAACTTTAGCTGCTGGCTTAGACAAACCAGCCCGCCGTCCCCCCCCGATTTGTTTCcagatatatttatatagaCAGATTTATAtagtgactttgctgttgtaaactttactgttgctgcagtggaaacaatATGTTGTTATATTTGTAATATAAATGAATTCCTGTGGGGTTAGTGAGTGATATCGGCCGATTAATCGGCTATCGGCTTTTTCCTGCTCCAAACTATCGTTATTATATCGGCCTTTAAAAGTTTTGTGTAAACAATTGTGATAAATGCCTTTTAGCATGTACCAACATTCCaaaattatgtatttaaatgttttgttttgccaaACTGAcagccagagaaaaaaaaaaaaactacagaaatAAATACTTACATTTTGCGAGCTGCAACCGAggtatgtttgatttaaaaaattaatacaTGTGTCGATTATTACTATAAattctaaatgtgtgtgtttgtgtatgttttgaTTGTGTAGTCTCTACAGATATTAGTTAATGCATCTCATATGATATACTGATGCATAACAAATCCATCGATACAAGAATACCAGAAGTGTTTTATAACCTTTGACTGGCTGCCTTTTTATTGAGCGTGTGGTTGTGTTTCAAACTCTCTCTCAGCAAATCCCTGCTTAAGTATTCATATTGTTTACTTTCTTTCATCAGCTATGGCCCCCTCAATGCTCAAACATATTTTCCACGTCTGGACAggtgtagatttgttttttacTAGTTGCAAAGACCTGTATGTGGCTTCATTCTACTATGGATCTGTGGATTCTGCTATCTAATCTGTTGCTGAAAGATGTGAACCAAAACAGCAATGTGGTGTCACATATCATTTAGACCCATTGTTCATATAAAATATTGACCACATATTTAATGGGAGAAGGCAGcgctgaaggaaaggaaataaCAAGCCTGCCTGCAGAAAAACGTCCAAACATGTTGTTAATAATGTTGTGATACTCATTGTTTGGTTAGTTTTAGGCACAAACGAGTTtgtttggttatgtttaggtaaagaaaaaataaagtttgtagAGATGAGTGAGTACACAAGTTTCTAATTTAAACCTGAAATTGATATTGGTTGATTAAAAGTTGCTATATTTATTACTTGTCAGAAAACAGTTTACACAATAACCTTAGCATTGAGCTTCATCTCAGTGTTTTTGATCACAAGGGCAGGAGAACTATTCACACAATCAGTTTTTTAtgaacttaaataaataaactcttaaCAGACTGTGGAGATTAATTTCTTATCTTAATCTGtgttatacatttctgttttccatTACCTCTGCCATGAAAGTTGCttttaatgtgtgtatgtgtttgttggttggttggattgtcagcaggattacacaaaatctACTCAACAGTTTTCCACAACACTTGGATGGTGAATGGGCTACGGGAGGGACAGTTCAAGTATTTTAAAtcaattcaaattcagtttctgAAGTCGACATGTAGAGAGTGTGTGGGAAAAGCAACAGCTTCGaaaaatgaaagacaaagacTGAAAAACATAGTACATCAATAAGACATGGCATTGGACAAAATGCACCAGCACAGTTTTAATGAAGATTGATAACAGTTGCACAAGGTTTTTGAAGAAACACACAAGAATGACAACAGCAAAACAACCTTTCTATCACTGATGCAAATTCCCCCTTCCCCCAAGACCTTATTCGAGATATATCTTGATTAAGATAGTTAAATAGTGCATCATGTTTCAACTACAGATATAGCCATAGTTGAGGAGTTTGAGCTAAATATTTTCAGAGTGGctatacaataaaaacattttttgaagcAAGGATAAAACAAGGCATAAATGATTGGATTTAAGGTTGAATTAAAGTAACCCAACCAAACAAATGCTTCAAAAATTGCAGCAGGTGTGCTGAAGCCTGTAAAGGCATCACTTATTGAATTTATGAAAAAGGGCATCCAACAGAAGATGAATGCACCAAGCACAATACCCAGAGTCTTTGCAGCCTTGCACTCAGACTGTTTAGTCAgcccacctcttcctctgtcatttAAACAATTACTCATATTTCCAATCTTTTTTAAATGCTCTTTTGCCACAATAATTATCTGAGTGTAAAGGCAAATCATTAcagtgcagggaaagaaaaagcagaacacATTGTCCATGATTCCCCAAAGAGGGTTAAAGAGAAGGTTACAACTGCCGAGGCAGTTTATTGATGCCACATAATCTTCTATCCCTGCTACATTTGCCTTAGAATAAAGCAGTCCATAGGAGTAGACAGCAGCCAGTGCCCAGCTAAAACATACCATCATCGCAGCCACAGACATTGTGATTTTTCTTGAATAATGCAGAGGATTACATATTGCTTGATGTCTGTCAACAGCAATGCAAATTAAATGAAAGATAGAAATAGTGGTGAGAAACAGATCAAAGCTGGAGTGCAGCAGACAGAAGTCCtcaccatagaaccagcagccATGAACAGTCCGGATGGCACTGAAGGGCATCACTATCACACCCACTAGTAGATCAACCAGAGCAAGAGATAAAATGAGCACATTGGTAGGACTATGCAACTGCTTAAAATGACATATTGACACAATGACAACAGAGTTCCCCAAAATGGTAACCAGCATGCCTAAAGCAAAAAGCAAATACAGGGCAAAGTTAGTCCACACACCAAACTGTACAGTAACACACGAGGCATTGCTGCTCGGGTAACAGTACTGCTGTTGAGAATAGTCAGCAGTCATCATAAAGAGATAAACCTGACAGAACCCAGAGAGGGCAGATATCTCTGTTTTGTAATCACAGTCACAGCATAGAAGCCACTTGAAAGTCACCTGACACACTTACACATCCAATCAAATGCCTCTTATTAACGTACATGGAAAATAGTCCTagacacatattttttttttcaacatctgCAACGTGCAGTAATGGCTGAAATATGGctgaaattatgtttttgttttgagtaaAAATCAGTGAATGtgcaaatgaatgaatgagtgaatgaatgaatgaatgtgttgtGTAGTTTAAGCACTCTGCACACTGACCCCCAAATTCCACCAGATCCATGTTCAGTCCTGCTTCTATCTGCCACGACAGCAGaactgataggtttcactttagtctactTGAGTACTTCCACTGGCTTTGCTGCTCGGCGTATCTGCTTCGTTGCTGTTCTGTCAGTCCAGACTCTTCCGCAGCAGATACGCAAGGCTTCTATTTTTAATGGATGCCACAGTACAGCGCATCAATTCAGCTAAATACAGCAcagagctgacaggaagtcatACACTCAAACAACATCAAAATATCTGGTTAATTTTCAGGATAAACAttctgtgttgacaccagcaaaaaagtctaaaaaaagagacatccAAGCAAGTTCACCTTTCCTCTAACCACTTTGGTTTGGAATGCTAAgcctttgtctgtttgttgttgtgtttataacacgtATGTGTAATTGCGGTCGCATGTGATTCTGTTATAACCTTGGGAACTCCTCGTTTTTGCCACCCCCAGCTGTCTGgcagtgctgtgctgtgctgcagttAAAAATGGAGCAGTAGGGTGTTGACGGACGAGGGAGCACAGCGAAAATCCGCAGTGGAGCTGTCCCGCAACGCACATGCAACCAGTGGGGGTTCATATATCAGAGTGCTGTTATATACTTTTAAGAGAGGCAATTCTGTGTcacatgaaaatgttaaatttttgcGTTGACGTGGCTACTCACTGTCATTCACACTTATGCGCATACTTATGTCAGCAGACTTTGGATGTTTGCGGTTACCAATACAGATTCCAGACTCATATTTCCACCCCCACTGGTGAATGTAATATTACTTTCGGTATGACTGTGTCCAGAGGTGGATAAGAAGTTATTTTTTTGAGGGAAAACAGCTGATCTGGTTCAAAGATTAAATCACGGCAgaatttcatttgtattttcataAAAGTGATAGTCATTCCCACGGGGCTAACAAGTTTAACTTTAAAACAGGTTAATGGCGCTCTTGAATTTTCAGTTCCAATATCAGCCCCAATGTGACCACATCTTTCATGTGTGTCACTTGCTTCATTAGCTCGTGACCTTGCCCACACTTAGTTTATAGTTTTAAACCTTCAAAACTCACACACTAAAAACTCCTGGGTCAATCACCCATAATGGGTGATTTTTGACCCAACTCCTGGGTTAAAAGGGACCAACTAATTTCTGGGTTATTTCAACCCAGAGGATTGGGTTATTTTTTTGGACCCGATTTCTGGGTCAAAAGAACAACCCAATTTTCTGGGTTGAAATAACCCAGAAATTAGTTGGTCCCTTTTTAACCCAGGAGTTGGGTCAAAAATAACCTAACTTGGGTTACTTTGGGTTACTATGCCCAAAATCTACAAATTAAAATctctattaaaaaaacacacccttGGACCTATTTATTTTCCTAAATGTCCactataataacaatattaattataaatatttaattattatattacatttttattaaattattaaaattagATATGAACAAATAACAATATTCAGTAAATGGgaattttagaaaaataaacaactctCAAACCTACTCTCTCAAACATTCGACAACATTCAATAACAGGACTGGACTTAAGGCTTAAAGTCTTCAAACACTGGTTGTGTCATTTACTGCAGTTTAACACAATTAAACAGTTCTGAAATTAAGGAAGGCAGTCTTCAGAAATTTGACTGGTTTTGATTCAGATCCCTCAATCTGATACACAACTTGCTGCAGAAACTCCCATGCAGGAGCACACTGCTTGGGGTAGTTGATATCAAGAACATAAAATGCCTTGAAGCGCACGTCAATTG containing:
- the LOC115590383 gene encoding trace amine-associated receptor 13c-like, with the translated sequence MTADYSQQQYCYPSSNASCVTVQFGVWTNFALYLLFALGMLVTILGNSVVIVSICHFKQLHSPTNVLILSLALVDLLVGVIVMPFSAIRTVHGCWFYGEDFCLLHSSFDLFLTTISIFHLICIAVDRHQAICNPLHYSRKITMSVAAMMVCFSWALAAVYSYGLLYSKANVAGIEDYVASINCLGSCNLLFNPLWGIMDNVFCFFFPCTVMICLYTQIIIVAKEHLKKIGNMSNCLNDRGRGGLTKQSECKAAKTLGIVLGAFIFCWMPFFINSISDAFTGFSTPAAIFEAFVWLGYFNSTLNPIIYALFYPCFKKCFYCIATLKIFSSNSSTMAISVVET